A genome region from Nocardia sp. NBC_01730 includes the following:
- a CDS encoding vWA domain-containing protein has translation MAAGSVPVDVGPLRAPHGLPGHLVGFVEALRARGIPVGPSETVDAGRVVTVLDLMDREVLREGLACALLRRTTHRTTFDGMFDLWFPVAIGERTAAPDEVEIPHTRTGDVDIPALRELLAELLGQEAATPQLEALATQLVEQLGQYQSARGPSFSAYQALREVQPQTLLAKIVAGLVVGPNTSDFDTEIARRAVRRRIDRFRATVEAETRRRVAERIGRERVATYGVARQAEEVDFLRASEAELAELKRGTQRLARILAARLAVRRRHSRRGEIDLRRTLRKSMSTGGVPIDLVHRKPRPGRPELVLLCDVSGSVAGFSNFTLLLVSALREQFSRVRIFAFVDQVDEVTRFFDPRTRLDTAMTKIFTEAGVVGVDGHSDYGNALAGFARDYPDAVTSRSSLLILGDARTNYRDPELATLRSLVGMAKHAHWLNPEPRNQWGSGDSAADRYGQVIEMHECRSAKQLTAVVSRLLPV, from the coding sequence ATGGCAGCGGGATCGGTCCCCGTGGATGTCGGGCCACTGCGCGCGCCGCACGGACTGCCCGGACATCTCGTCGGATTCGTGGAGGCGCTGCGGGCGCGCGGGATCCCGGTCGGCCCCTCGGAGACGGTGGACGCGGGTCGCGTGGTGACCGTGCTCGACCTGATGGACCGTGAGGTCCTGCGCGAGGGCCTGGCCTGCGCGCTGCTGCGGCGCACTACGCACCGCACGACCTTCGACGGGATGTTCGACCTGTGGTTCCCGGTCGCGATCGGTGAACGCACCGCGGCGCCGGACGAGGTCGAGATTCCGCACACCCGCACGGGCGACGTGGACATTCCGGCGCTGCGCGAGCTGCTCGCGGAACTGCTGGGGCAGGAGGCGGCCACCCCGCAACTGGAGGCACTGGCCACGCAGCTGGTCGAACAGCTCGGCCAGTACCAATCCGCCCGTGGCCCTTCGTTCTCGGCGTACCAGGCGTTGCGCGAGGTGCAGCCGCAGACGTTGCTGGCCAAGATCGTCGCCGGACTGGTCGTCGGACCGAACACCAGCGACTTCGACACCGAGATCGCCCGCCGCGCGGTGCGGCGGCGCATCGACCGCTTCCGCGCGACCGTGGAGGCCGAGACCAGACGGCGGGTCGCCGAACGGATCGGCCGCGAGCGCGTAGCGACCTATGGCGTCGCCCGCCAAGCCGAGGAGGTCGACTTCCTGCGCGCCTCCGAGGCCGAGCTGGCCGAGCTCAAACGTGGCACGCAGCGCCTGGCGCGCATCCTCGCGGCACGTCTTGCGGTGCGGCGCAGGCACTCTCGCCGCGGCGAGATAGATCTGCGGCGCACCCTCCGCAAATCCATGTCGACCGGCGGAGTGCCGATCGACCTGGTGCACCGCAAGCCGCGTCCGGGCCGCCCGGAGCTGGTGCTGCTCTGCGATGTGTCCGGCTCGGTGGCCGGCTTCAGCAACTTCACCTTGCTGCTGGTGAGCGCGTTGCGTGAACAGTTCTCCCGGGTGCGGATCTTCGCGTTCGTCGACCAGGTGGACGAGGTGACCCGGTTCTTCGATCCGCGCACTCGGCTGGACACGGCGATGACGAAGATCTTCACCGAGGCCGGCGTGGTCGGTGTGGACGGGCACTCGGACTACGGCAACGCGCTTGCCGGATTCGCCAGGGACTATCCCGACGCCGTCACCAGCCGAAGTTCGCTGCTGATCCTCGGCGATGCCCGCACCAATTACCGAGACCCGGAGCTGGCGACGCTGCGGTCGCTGGTCGGTATGGCCAAGCACGCGCACTGGCTCAACCCGGAGCCCCGCAACCAGTGGGGCTCGGGCGATTCCGCCGCTGACAGGTACGGGCAGGTGATCGAGATGCACGAATGCCGCTCGGCGAAACAGCTGACCGCCGTGGTGTCCCGGCTGCTGCCGGTCTGA
- a CDS encoding AAA family ATPase, giving the protein MSESAGQEPVFGSVEDVIDRLASTGYLADKATATSVFLADRLGKPLLIEGPAGVGKTELARAVAQTSGAELVRLQCYEGVDEARALYEWNHAKQILRIQASSENDWEETKADVFTEEFLLSRPLLTAIRRTDPTVLLIDETDKADVEIEGLLLEVLSDFAVTVPELGTITASRKPFVVLTSNATRELSEALKRRCLYLHLDFPDEELERRILASRVPELSAAVAAQLVRIVHVLRGMQLKKLPSVAESIDWGRTLLALGFTDLDDTTVRATLGVVLKHQSDHQRALAELKLA; this is encoded by the coding sequence GTGTCGGAGAGTGCAGGTCAAGAACCGGTCTTCGGATCGGTGGAAGACGTGATCGACCGGTTGGCGAGCACGGGGTACCTGGCGGACAAGGCCACCGCTACCTCGGTGTTCCTCGCCGATCGGCTCGGCAAGCCGCTGCTGATCGAGGGTCCGGCAGGTGTCGGCAAGACCGAGTTGGCGCGCGCGGTCGCGCAGACTTCGGGCGCCGAGCTGGTCCGTTTGCAGTGCTACGAGGGTGTCGACGAGGCTCGCGCACTGTACGAGTGGAACCACGCCAAGCAGATCCTGCGCATCCAAGCGTCCAGTGAAAACGACTGGGAGGAGACGAAGGCCGACGTCTTCACCGAGGAGTTCCTGCTCTCCCGGCCGCTGCTCACCGCGATCCGGCGCACCGATCCGACGGTGCTGCTGATCGACGAGACCGACAAGGCCGACGTCGAGATCGAAGGGCTGCTGCTCGAGGTGCTCAGCGACTTTGCGGTGACCGTCCCGGAACTGGGCACCATCACCGCCAGCCGCAAGCCGTTCGTCGTGCTCACCTCGAACGCCACCCGCGAGCTGTCCGAGGCGCTCAAGCGCCGCTGCCTCTACCTGCACCTGGACTTCCCGGACGAGGAGCTCGAGCGCCGCATCCTGGCCAGCCGGGTCCCTGAGCTGTCTGCCGCCGTCGCCGCGCAGCTGGTGCGGATCGTGCACGTTCTGCGCGGCATGCAGCTGAAGAAGCTGCCCTCGGTCGCCGAATCGATCGACTGGGGACGCACGCTGCTCGCCCTCGGGTTCACGGATCTGGACGACACCACCGTCCGCGCCACCCTCGGTGTCGTGCTCAAACACCAGAGCGACCACCAGCGCGCGCTGGCCGAACTGAAGCTGGCCTGA